A single window of Gopherus flavomarginatus isolate rGopFla2 chromosome 15, rGopFla2.mat.asm, whole genome shotgun sequence DNA harbors:
- the ARL6IP4 gene encoding ADP-ribosylation factor-like protein 6-interacting protein 4 isoform X3: protein MVHSQSRKRSRSRSESESQSRQDKKDEKKRRKSSKDSKRSSLSPPRKKASRSHRRRSSSASTKDEKKKAKDKKKRKASASSSETTSSSSGTSSSSSSSSSSEDLSDSESKLKKRRHSKKKRTKQKDKKRKKKKRKKKTKKNSKDRPKEKRATVEGVPGPSLEQWQKESLVEPGPVLTDEQKSRIQAMKPMTKEEWDARQSVIRKVVDPETGRTRPHNGKGCKGHLPRVG from the exons ATGGTTCACAGCCAATCCAGAAAACGCTCCCGAAGCAGGAGTGAAAGCGAGTCTCAAAGCAGGCAGGACAAAAAggatgaaaagaaaagaagaaaaagcagtAAAGACTCAAAGAGGAGCAGCCTGTCTCCTCCAAGGAAGAAGGCATCCAggtctcacagacgcaggtcgaGCTCAGCATCTACTAAAGATG AGAAAAAGAAAGCCAAAgacaagaagaagagaaaggcaaGTGCCTCCTCCTCTGAGACGACAAGTTCGTCTTCTgggacttcctcctcctcctcctccagctcctcttcaGAAGATTTGAGTGACAGTGAATCCAAATTGAAAAAGAGGAGGCACAGCAAGAAGAAACGAACAAAACAGAAAgacaaaaagagaaagaagaaaaaaagaaaaaagaaaacgaaGAAGAACTCAAAGGACCGGCCTAAAGAGAAGAGAGCCACGGTGGAAGGTGTGCCTGGCCCATCACTGGAACAATGGCAGAAAGAATCTTTGGTGGAACCTGGCCCAG TTTTGACAGATGAACAAAAGTCCCGCATCCAGGCTATGAAACCAATGACAAAAGAAGAATGGGACGCAAGGCAAAGTGTCATCAGAAAAGTTGTGGACCCCGAAACGGGAAGAACAAG GCCGCATAATGGAAAAGGCTGCAAAGGCCATTTACCGAGGGTTGGCTAA
- the ARL6IP4 gene encoding ADP-ribosylation factor-like protein 6-interacting protein 4 isoform X2 — MKRKEEKAVKTQRGAACLLQGRRHPGLTDAGRAQHLLKMVRAEKKKAKDKKKRKASASSSETTSSSSGTSSSSSSSSSSEDLSDSESKLKKRRHSKKKRTKQKDKKRKKKKRKKKTKKNSKDRPKEKRATVEGVPGPSLEQWQKESLVEPGPVLTDEQKSRIQAMKPMTKEEWDARQSVIRKVVDPETGRTRLIKGDGEVLEEIVTKERHKEINKQATRGDSLAFQMRTGMLQ, encoded by the exons atgaaaagaaaagaagaaaaagcagtAAAGACTCAAAGAGGAGCAGCCTGTCTCCTCCAAGGAAGAAGGCATCCAggtctcacagacgcaggtcgaGCTCAGCATCTACTAAAGATGGTAAGGGCAG AGAAAAAGAAAGCCAAAgacaagaagaagagaaaggcaaGTGCCTCCTCCTCTGAGACGACAAGTTCGTCTTCTgggacttcctcctcctcctcctccagctcctcttcaGAAGATTTGAGTGACAGTGAATCCAAATTGAAAAAGAGGAGGCACAGCAAGAAGAAACGAACAAAACAGAAAgacaaaaagagaaagaagaaaaaaagaaaaaagaaaacgaaGAAGAACTCAAAGGACCGGCCTAAAGAGAAGAGAGCCACGGTGGAAGGTGTGCCTGGCCCATCACTGGAACAATGGCAGAAAGAATCTTTGGTGGAACCTGGCCCAG TTTTGACAGATGAACAAAAGTCCCGCATCCAGGCTATGAAACCAATGACAAAAGAAGAATGGGACGCAAGGCAAAGTGTCATCAGAAAAGTTGTGGACCCCGAAACGGGAAGAACAAG GCTTATTAAGGGAGATGGAGAAGTACTAGAAGAAATTGTCACCAAAGAAAGACACAAAGAGATTAACAAG CAAGCCACCCGAGGAGACAGCCTGGCCTTCCAAATGAGGACAGGGATGCTTCAGTGA
- the ARL6IP4 gene encoding ADP-ribosylation factor-like protein 6-interacting protein 4 isoform X1, whose product MVHSQSRKRSRSRSESESQSRQDKKDEKKRRKSSKDSKRSSLSPPRKKASRSHRRRSSSASTKDEKKKAKDKKKRKASASSSETTSSSSGTSSSSSSSSSSEDLSDSESKLKKRRHSKKKRTKQKDKKRKKKKRKKKTKKNSKDRPKEKRATVEGVPGPSLEQWQKESLVEPGPVLTDEQKSRIQAMKPMTKEEWDARQSVIRKVVDPETGRTRLIKGDGEVLEEIVTKERHKEINKQATRGDSLAFQMRTGMLQ is encoded by the exons ATGGTTCACAGCCAATCCAGAAAACGCTCCCGAAGCAGGAGTGAAAGCGAGTCTCAAAGCAGGCAGGACAAAAAggatgaaaagaaaagaagaaaaagcagtAAAGACTCAAAGAGGAGCAGCCTGTCTCCTCCAAGGAAGAAGGCATCCAggtctcacagacgcaggtcgaGCTCAGCATCTACTAAAGATG AGAAAAAGAAAGCCAAAgacaagaagaagagaaaggcaaGTGCCTCCTCCTCTGAGACGACAAGTTCGTCTTCTgggacttcctcctcctcctcctccagctcctcttcaGAAGATTTGAGTGACAGTGAATCCAAATTGAAAAAGAGGAGGCACAGCAAGAAGAAACGAACAAAACAGAAAgacaaaaagagaaagaagaaaaaaagaaaaaagaaaacgaaGAAGAACTCAAAGGACCGGCCTAAAGAGAAGAGAGCCACGGTGGAAGGTGTGCCTGGCCCATCACTGGAACAATGGCAGAAAGAATCTTTGGTGGAACCTGGCCCAG TTTTGACAGATGAACAAAAGTCCCGCATCCAGGCTATGAAACCAATGACAAAAGAAGAATGGGACGCAAGGCAAAGTGTCATCAGAAAAGTTGTGGACCCCGAAACGGGAAGAACAAG GCTTATTAAGGGAGATGGAGAAGTACTAGAAGAAATTGTCACCAAAGAAAGACACAAAGAGATTAACAAG CAAGCCACCCGAGGAGACAGCCTGGCCTTCCAAATGAGGACAGGGATGCTTCAGTGA
- the ARL6IP4 gene encoding ADP-ribosylation factor-like protein 6-interacting protein 4 isoform X4, with product MVHSQSRKRSRSRSESESQSRQDKKDEKKRRKSSKDSKRSSLSPPRKKASRSHRRRSSSASTKDEKKKAKDKKKRKASASSSETTSSSSGTSSSSSSSSSSEDLSDSESKLKKRRHSKKKRTKQKDKKRKKKKRKKKTKKNSKDRPKEKRATVEGVPGPSLEQWQKESLVEPGPVLTDEQKSRIQAMKPMTKEEWDARQSVIRKVVDPETGRTSKPPEETAWPSK from the exons ATGGTTCACAGCCAATCCAGAAAACGCTCCCGAAGCAGGAGTGAAAGCGAGTCTCAAAGCAGGCAGGACAAAAAggatgaaaagaaaagaagaaaaagcagtAAAGACTCAAAGAGGAGCAGCCTGTCTCCTCCAAGGAAGAAGGCATCCAggtctcacagacgcaggtcgaGCTCAGCATCTACTAAAGATG AGAAAAAGAAAGCCAAAgacaagaagaagagaaaggcaaGTGCCTCCTCCTCTGAGACGACAAGTTCGTCTTCTgggacttcctcctcctcctcctccagctcctcttcaGAAGATTTGAGTGACAGTGAATCCAAATTGAAAAAGAGGAGGCACAGCAAGAAGAAACGAACAAAACAGAAAgacaaaaagagaaagaagaaaaaaagaaaaaagaaaacgaaGAAGAACTCAAAGGACCGGCCTAAAGAGAAGAGAGCCACGGTGGAAGGTGTGCCTGGCCCATCACTGGAACAATGGCAGAAAGAATCTTTGGTGGAACCTGGCCCAG TTTTGACAGATGAACAAAAGTCCCGCATCCAGGCTATGAAACCAATGACAAAAGAAGAATGGGACGCAAGGCAAAGTGTCATCAGAAAAGTTGTGGACCCCGAAACGGGAAGAACAAG CAAGCCACCCGAGGAGACAGCCTGGCCTTCCAAATGA